One Yimella lutea DNA window includes the following coding sequences:
- a CDS encoding AI-2E family transporter, whose amino-acid sequence MLKRLGLSRLGTKLAGPKQMPTRPDEDSGDGTAKARPRILGERVAAGSKVAKARMTNEGVDRAMVIGRGMRWTAGWALRTLLILAALWAVLKIVGIFWSALLPVCLALVIATVLWPPTRWLRSRGFSPAAAAVTSLLGAIAVFAAIIALMTPMVSSQVPELTSKSIDGVNKIQDWLEGPPFNVQPEQIDNAVKAITDKLQTSGDKIASGVFTGVTTAGHILVNLIVALILCFLMIKDGPHFLPWLRSIAGRGAGAHFTEMLTRVWQTLSGFIRTQALVSAVDAFFIGLGLVVLGVPLALPLALLTFFGGFVPIVGAFVAGTLAVLVALVTKSVTTALLVLLIVLLVQQLEGHILQPLLQSRSMELHPALVLLSIALGGQLFGIVGAFFAVPLAATVAVTLRYLGEQIDLRTGDLSPGELEPLTPEGRYAAEQAAKDTHPPAKDDLADKLAEL is encoded by the coding sequence ATGCTGAAACGTCTGGGCTTGTCCCGCCTGGGTACAAAGCTCGCGGGCCCCAAACAGATGCCCACGCGTCCGGACGAGGACTCCGGCGACGGCACCGCCAAGGCACGGCCCCGCATCCTGGGCGAGCGGGTGGCTGCCGGGTCGAAGGTCGCGAAGGCGCGCATGACCAACGAGGGCGTCGACCGGGCCATGGTCATCGGACGAGGCATGCGTTGGACCGCCGGCTGGGCTCTGAGAACGCTGCTGATCCTGGCCGCCCTGTGGGCCGTGCTGAAGATCGTGGGCATCTTCTGGTCGGCCCTGCTGCCGGTGTGCTTGGCGCTCGTCATCGCCACCGTGTTGTGGCCGCCGACCCGCTGGCTGCGTTCGCGCGGCTTCTCCCCCGCGGCCGCCGCCGTCACCAGCCTGCTCGGTGCGATCGCAGTGTTCGCGGCGATCATCGCGCTGATGACGCCGATGGTGAGTTCGCAGGTGCCCGAACTCACCAGCAAGTCGATCGACGGGGTCAACAAGATCCAGGACTGGCTCGAAGGCCCGCCGTTCAACGTGCAGCCCGAGCAGATCGACAACGCGGTCAAGGCCATCACCGACAAGCTGCAGACATCCGGCGACAAGATCGCCAGCGGTGTCTTCACCGGCGTCACGACCGCCGGACACATCCTGGTCAACCTCATCGTGGCCCTGATCCTGTGCTTCCTGATGATCAAGGACGGACCGCACTTCCTGCCGTGGCTGCGCTCGATCGCAGGACGCGGCGCCGGCGCCCACTTCACCGAGATGCTCACCCGCGTGTGGCAGACCCTGTCCGGGTTCATCCGGACGCAGGCCCTGGTCTCTGCGGTGGACGCGTTCTTCATCGGTCTCGGTCTGGTGGTGCTCGGCGTCCCGCTCGCGCTGCCCTTGGCGCTGCTGACCTTCTTCGGTGGGTTCGTCCCGATCGTCGGTGCGTTCGTCGCCGGGACGCTCGCGGTGCTGGTGGCGCTGGTGACCAAGAGCGTCACGACCGCGTTGCTGGTGCTGCTGATCGTCCTGCTGGTGCAGCAACTCGAGGGCCACATCCTGCAGCCCTTGCTGCAGAGCCGTTCGATGGAGTTGCACCCTGCGCTGGTGTTGCTGTCGATCGCGCTGGGTGGCCAGTTGTTCGGCATCGTCGGCGCCTTCTTCGCCGTACCTCTCGCCGCGACGGTCGCGGTGACACTGCGCTATCTGGGTGAACAGATCGACCTGCGAACAGGTGACCTGTCTCCGGGCGAACTCGAGCCACTCACACCCGAAGGGCGGTACGCGGCCGAGCAAGCTGCCAAGGACACTCATCCGCCCGCCAAGGACGACCTGGCGGACAAGCTGGCCGAACTGTGA
- a CDS encoding HNH endonuclease signature motif containing protein — MQQAEAALVAVTAEAIERGAVDRSTAAGAGQWVQRLSSGEDAGSVLGAQTASLAGPLVRVDPVETEHDSDGSDCSDGSDVSCAVAAGGLEPAHAARVARLADACRSPLNARLAAAVTSGAVNTTIANAALFNTAKVKAVVPTAGVDEIYGWFLSLAPGDGARAVRELTKRILAEYGQEVLDEKEDALQRHESLSWTDLPEGMVRFTGDFSADHAEVIKHAIGALSAPSPVSKCCEDPHHRHYPGASRSGEPDLRTPGKRRADALLMLIMVGAQAVDGDGSVKTFGTARLVVTIDYGVLAKALAGLGVTDGGVGVTPDTVRQLACDAEIIPMVLGSKSQPLNVGRKVRLVDKELRRAVIQRDRHCSFDGCTRPPVMCEVHHVQPWWTGGETSLANSALLCGTHHRIVHRDNLTATVTDETVTWHHQKKTASAA; from the coding sequence ATGCAGCAGGCGGAAGCAGCGTTGGTGGCGGTAACTGCTGAGGCGATCGAGCGGGGAGCGGTGGATCGGTCGACCGCGGCGGGTGCGGGGCAGTGGGTGCAACGGTTGTCCAGTGGTGAGGACGCGGGCTCAGTGCTCGGCGCGCAGACAGCGTCGCTCGCGGGGCCCCTGGTTCGGGTGGATCCGGTTGAGACAGAACACGATTCCGACGGTTCCGACTGTTCCGACGGTTCTGATGTGTCGTGTGCTGTGGCTGCTGGTGGTTTGGAGCCGGCGCATGCTGCCCGGGTTGCTCGGTTGGCGGACGCGTGTCGGTCGCCGTTGAATGCTCGGTTGGCTGCTGCGGTGACCTCGGGGGCGGTGAACACCACGATCGCGAATGCGGCGTTGTTCAACACCGCGAAGGTGAAAGCGGTGGTGCCGACCGCGGGTGTGGACGAGATTTATGGGTGGTTCCTGTCGCTGGCGCCGGGTGATGGGGCGCGGGCGGTGCGGGAGTTGACCAAGCGGATCCTGGCTGAGTACGGCCAGGAGGTGCTGGATGAGAAGGAAGACGCGTTGCAGCGGCACGAGTCGTTGTCGTGGACTGATCTGCCGGAGGGCATGGTGCGGTTCACCGGTGACTTCTCTGCTGATCATGCCGAGGTGATCAAGCACGCGATCGGAGCATTGTCGGCGCCGTCACCGGTGTCGAAGTGCTGCGAGGATCCGCATCACCGGCACTACCCGGGTGCGAGCAGGTCGGGTGAACCGGATCTGCGGACGCCGGGCAAGCGGCGCGCGGATGCGTTGCTGATGTTGATCATGGTGGGTGCGCAGGCTGTTGATGGTGACGGCAGTGTGAAGACGTTCGGGACGGCCCGGTTGGTGGTCACGATCGATTACGGGGTGCTCGCCAAAGCGCTTGCGGGGTTGGGCGTCACTGATGGTGGTGTGGGTGTCACACCGGACACGGTGCGGCAGTTGGCGTGTGATGCGGAGATCATTCCGATGGTGTTGGGTTCGAAGAGTCAACCGTTGAACGTCGGACGCAAAGTCCGGTTGGTCGACAAGGAACTGCGACGAGCAGTGATCCAACGAGATCGGCACTGCAGCTTCGATGGGTGCACGCGGCCGCCGGTGATGTGCGAGGTCCACCACGTTCAACCGTGGTGGACCGGTGGTGAAACATCCCTGGCGAACTCAGCCCTGTTGTGCGGCACGCATCACCGGATCGTGCACCGTGACAACCTCACCGCGACCGTTACCGACGAAACCGTGACCTGGCACCACCAAAAGAAGACCGCCTCCGCGGCCTGA
- a CDS encoding substrate-binding domain-containing protein, translating to MSDSSVSTAASSSAGPTRNKRIAAGAGLLALTLGTGGAVSAMVGSSDEVASCAEPAKVSVSVTPELYPVVFEQVDALESNPTLCADYVVSRASGESVNRAVKAGGQGIPDVWIPDSSMWVDDATAKLGAGWVGNSGSIAGSPVVVGVPQAQSSLPGFDKTPTWAQLLSAGNLPVTVQDTGVSSTALAAMTVANRGSGTRQERTDLLRSIVRLSRSTLSPESLAGRAVQGSDAARAYPLSEQQLLEFDRTHPDKKLRPLIPQEGVPQLDFPFVRPVKGTSAPQNAIDALLASLRSAQAKSALNKAGFRVPGGQAPDGSALPSDIKLVAAPKSAENVSAVKSWGDLARDARMLVLVDVSGSMIAEVGPKQSRIDLLASTAKLALNALPGTTQIGAWAFSTDLDGKGKDYLAIVPEVAEIGNTPAGNAHKQKMVDKLGQLPALVDKNGDTGLYDSIWAAYQAATKSYRDGYVNSIVVMTDGKNDDPGGGLSLQQLLKNLGGAYKPDKPIKLVAISMGQDTDPAALKQIARATDGLSYVTKDPSEISTVFVDAFLHRS from the coding sequence ATGAGTGACTCCTCGGTATCCACAGCTGCGTCGTCGTCCGCCGGCCCTACGCGAAACAAGCGCATCGCCGCGGGCGCCGGACTGCTCGCGCTCACCCTCGGCACCGGTGGCGCGGTCTCGGCGATGGTCGGCTCGTCGGACGAGGTCGCGTCCTGCGCCGAGCCGGCGAAGGTGTCCGTGTCGGTGACCCCGGAGTTGTACCCAGTCGTCTTCGAGCAGGTGGACGCGTTGGAGTCCAACCCCACGCTGTGCGCGGACTACGTCGTCAGCCGCGCATCGGGCGAAAGCGTCAACCGGGCCGTGAAGGCGGGCGGCCAAGGCATCCCGGATGTGTGGATCCCCGATTCCTCGATGTGGGTGGACGACGCCACGGCGAAGCTCGGTGCGGGCTGGGTCGGAAACTCCGGTTCGATCGCCGGCAGTCCCGTGGTCGTCGGCGTGCCGCAGGCACAGTCCTCCCTGCCCGGTTTCGACAAGACCCCGACTTGGGCGCAGCTGCTCAGTGCCGGCAATCTCCCTGTCACCGTTCAGGACACCGGTGTCTCCTCGACCGCGCTCGCCGCGATGACCGTCGCGAACCGCGGATCGGGCACCCGTCAGGAACGCACCGACCTGCTGCGCTCGATCGTTCGACTCAGCCGTTCGACCCTGTCGCCGGAGTCGCTGGCCGGCCGCGCTGTGCAGGGGTCGGACGCCGCACGCGCATACCCGCTGTCGGAACAACAGTTGCTCGAGTTCGACCGGACCCACCCGGACAAGAAGCTGCGGCCGCTGATTCCGCAGGAAGGCGTCCCGCAGCTCGACTTCCCGTTCGTGCGTCCGGTCAAGGGAACCTCCGCACCGCAGAACGCGATCGATGCGTTGCTCGCCTCTCTGCGCAGCGCGCAGGCGAAGTCGGCGCTGAACAAGGCGGGCTTCCGGGTGCCCGGGGGACAGGCGCCGGACGGTTCGGCACTTCCCTCCGACATCAAGCTGGTGGCGGCGCCCAAGAGCGCCGAGAACGTCAGCGCCGTCAAGTCGTGGGGTGACCTGGCACGCGACGCACGCATGCTCGTCCTGGTCGATGTGTCGGGCTCGATGATCGCCGAGGTGGGGCCGAAGCAGAGCCGGATCGACCTGCTCGCCAGCACCGCGAAACTCGCACTGAACGCGCTCCCGGGCACGACTCAGATCGGTGCCTGGGCGTTCAGCACCGACCTCGACGGCAAGGGCAAGGATTATCTGGCGATCGTTCCCGAGGTCGCCGAGATCGGTAACACCCCGGCCGGCAACGCGCACAAGCAGAAGATGGTCGACAAGCTCGGACAGCTACCCGCCTTGGTCGACAAGAACGGGGACACCGGTCTGTACGACTCGATCTGGGCGGCGTACCAGGCGGCGACCAAGAGCTACCGAGACGGCTACGTCAACTCGATCGTCGTGATGACCGACGGCAAGAACGACGACCCGGGTGGCGGGCTCAGTCTCCAGCAGCTGCTGAAGAACCTCGGCGGCGCCTACAAACCCGACAAGCCGATCAAGCTGGTCGCCATCTCGATGGGCCAGGACACCGATCCGGCCGCGCTCAAGCAGATCGCGAGGGCAACCGACGGGTTGTCCTACGTGACCAAGGACCCCTCGGAGATCTCAACTGTGTTCGTCGACGCATTCCTGCACCGAAGCTGA
- a CDS encoding MFS transporter, which translates to MNRLGRRGAFWSAASVLGLSLWSSGAPSVLYPLYAVKWDLPPVAVTTVFATYQLALVVVLPLFGNLSDLFGRRRIMLAGIALMAASAIVFAFAPNVAFLYVGRVLQGAGAGLAMGAATASLIENNTSRNPRSASTVATVATATGLTFALLLSGLFAEHLPRPLLWSYIVLLVLAVTAGAAVWATPDDRPLMTKRWRPQVPFVPTGFRTGFVISTLSVSLAYCVGAIFLSLGAHMIDQFTHNENTALVGSLLATSSACIGVTGLFLPRFHARALIWAGTALTLVSLALMAAASGFGSLPLFLGWCVVGGIAYALAFTGGLGLINDLSPTHHRGATLSFLYLVAYTLQAATAIGVGAVATVVSLSTAVGAAAIVLAVLCEAVAVLLLTSRRTATPLTNLAAS; encoded by the coding sequence ATGAACCGCCTGGGCCGGCGCGGGGCGTTCTGGTCCGCGGCGTCCGTCCTGGGCCTGTCGCTCTGGTCGTCGGGAGCGCCGAGCGTCCTCTATCCGCTCTACGCGGTGAAGTGGGATCTACCGCCAGTCGCGGTCACGACCGTGTTCGCGACCTATCAACTCGCGCTGGTCGTGGTGCTCCCCTTGTTCGGGAATCTGTCCGACCTGTTCGGACGGCGCCGCATCATGCTCGCGGGCATCGCGCTCATGGCAGCCTCCGCGATCGTGTTCGCATTCGCACCCAACGTCGCCTTCCTCTATGTCGGACGCGTGCTGCAGGGCGCCGGGGCGGGCCTGGCAATGGGCGCCGCGACCGCGTCCCTGATCGAGAACAACACCAGCCGCAACCCTCGCTCCGCGAGCACTGTCGCCACCGTCGCGACGGCAACCGGTCTCACTTTTGCCCTGCTGCTCAGCGGCTTGTTCGCCGAACACCTCCCTCGCCCGCTGCTGTGGAGTTACATCGTCCTGCTCGTCCTTGCCGTGACGGCGGGTGCGGCGGTGTGGGCCACCCCGGACGACCGACCACTGATGACGAAGCGGTGGCGACCGCAGGTACCGTTCGTCCCCACCGGATTCCGGACCGGGTTCGTCATCTCGACGCTCTCGGTGAGCCTGGCTTACTGCGTCGGTGCGATCTTCCTGTCCTTGGGCGCCCACATGATCGACCAGTTCACCCACAACGAGAACACCGCTCTCGTCGGGAGCCTGCTGGCCACGTCATCCGCGTGCATTGGGGTCACTGGCCTTTTCCTGCCGCGGTTCCATGCCCGCGCTCTCATTTGGGCCGGCACCGCGCTCACTCTCGTGAGCCTCGCACTCATGGCGGCGGCCAGCGGCTTCGGATCGCTTCCGTTGTTCCTCGGCTGGTGCGTCGTCGGCGGGATCGCCTACGCGCTGGCGTTCACCGGCGGGCTCGGACTCATCAACGACCTGTCTCCTACGCATCACCGGGGTGCCACACTGTCGTTCCTCTATCTGGTCGCCTACACGCTGCAGGCCGCCACCGCGATCGGCGTCGGCGCGGTCGCCACTGTCGTCTCACTCAGCACCGCGGTGGGAGCGGCGGCGATCGTCCTCGCCGTGCTGTGCGAGGCGGTCGCGGTCTTGCTGCTCACGAGTAGACGGACCGCTACGCCGCTCACAAATCTCGCAGCGTCGTGA